A region from the Lycium barbarum isolate Lr01 chromosome 8, ASM1917538v2, whole genome shotgun sequence genome encodes:
- the LOC132607759 gene encoding uncharacterized protein LOC132607759, with translation MAKKRASSSGKRGAGQSATRGGRQARAHQTRAQTRTQATPQPEVVNGGPQATSQAQAQVQLNVAANQTPQLAPQQKFIDRCEEILTTLGLKETRGVEFPTFLFSGSAESWWISIQRGRQAGLPPITWSEFLALFKDRFIPLSKQDDMRRQFNNLRQGIMTVTEYEAKFTDLSRYVPYLVEDPREKVR, from the exons ATGGCTAAGAAACGCGCATCTTCATCTGGTAAACGTGGGGCTGGACAGAGTGCTACCCGCGGTGGTAGACAAGCTAGAGCTCATCAGACTAGAGCTCAGACTAGGACTCAGGCTACTCCTCAGCCTGAAGTTGTGAATGGGG GTCCTCAGGCTACTTCACAAGCACAAGCTCAAGTTCAGTTGAATGTTGCAGCTAATCAGACACCTCAGTTGGCCCCTCAACAG AAGTTCATTGATCGTTGTGAAGAGATATTGACTACGTTGGGGCTGAAGGAGACTCGTGGTGTGGAATTTCCCACTTTCTTATTCTCAGGGTCTGCAGAGTCTTGGTGGATTTCGATTCAAAGAGGTAGACAAGCAGGGTTACCACCTATTACTTGGTCAGAATTTTTAGCACTGTTTAAGGATAGGTTTATTCCATTAAGCAAGCAAGATGACATGAGACGTCAGTTCAATAATCTGCGGCAGGGAATTATGACCGTTACAGAATATGAGGCCAAGTTTACAGATTTATCCAGGTATGTACCTTATTTGGTAGAGGATCCGAGAGAGAAGGTGAGATGA